Proteins encoded together in one Mycobacterium noviomagense window:
- a CDS encoding amidohydrolase family protein, giving the protein MALLPDPAPRERQHLLISVDDHVIEPPDMFDGRLPTALADRAPKVVETDDGRQVWRYEDCEYPNVGLNAVVGRPTEEWSMEPARFEEMRRGCWDIKARIADMDIAGIWASLNFPSLIAGFSGTVFWKSKDPELGLAVLRAWNDWHLEVWTGSFPERIIPLQLPWLADPQLAAAEVRRNAERGFKAVSFPELPAQCGLPSLHSGVWDPFFAVCEETDTVVCLHTGSAQWAPIPAPDTPFETITTLFPVNGLVACADMLWSGIPVRFPRLNITLAEGGLGWAAMLADRADFVLAHSASGRDAGSWKSDLLPSEVLHRNFWFCSIDDPHAFGALDAIGADRILVESDYPHADSTWPDTQQVVARNVAGLSDEDAARITHRNAAELFRHPLPDNGWLKEGPC; this is encoded by the coding sequence ATGGCGCTGCTGCCAGACCCTGCTCCCCGCGAGCGACAGCACCTCCTGATCTCCGTAGACGACCACGTCATCGAACCACCCGACATGTTCGACGGTCGCCTTCCGACCGCGCTGGCCGATCGGGCGCCCAAGGTCGTCGAGACCGACGACGGGCGCCAGGTGTGGCGCTACGAGGACTGCGAATACCCCAACGTCGGGCTCAACGCCGTAGTTGGGCGGCCGACCGAGGAATGGAGCATGGAGCCCGCCCGCTTCGAAGAAATGCGCCGCGGCTGTTGGGACATCAAAGCCCGCATCGCCGACATGGACATCGCGGGCATCTGGGCGTCGCTGAACTTCCCGTCGTTGATCGCCGGCTTCTCCGGGACGGTGTTCTGGAAGAGCAAGGATCCCGAGCTCGGGCTGGCGGTGTTGCGGGCATGGAACGACTGGCATCTCGAAGTGTGGACCGGCAGCTTCCCCGAGCGGATCATCCCCTTGCAGCTGCCGTGGCTGGCCGACCCGCAGCTGGCGGCCGCGGAGGTGCGCCGCAACGCCGAACGCGGCTTCAAAGCGGTCAGCTTCCCGGAGTTGCCGGCTCAGTGCGGGTTGCCCAGCCTGCACAGCGGGGTGTGGGACCCGTTCTTCGCCGTGTGCGAAGAGACCGACACGGTGGTGTGCCTGCACACCGGATCGGCGCAGTGGGCGCCGATTCCCGCGCCGGACACCCCGTTCGAAACCATTACGACGTTGTTCCCGGTCAACGGTCTGGTGGCTTGTGCCGACATGCTGTGGTCAGGGATCCCGGTGCGCTTTCCGCGGCTGAACATCACGCTGGCCGAGGGCGGCCTGGGCTGGGCGGCCATGCTCGCCGACCGAGCCGACTTCGTGCTAGCCCACTCCGCGTCTGGACGCGACGCCGGGTCGTGGAAGAGCGATCTGCTGCCGAGCGAAGTGCTGCACCGCAACTTCTGGTTCTGCTCGATCGACGACCCACACGCGTTCGGCGCGCTGGATGCCATTGGGGCTGACCGCATCCTGGTCGAAAGCGACTACCCGCATGCCGATTCCACCTGGCCCGACACCCAGCAGGTGGTGGCGCGCAACGTCGCGGGGCTTTCGGACGAGGACGCTGCCCGCATCACCCACCGCAACGCCGCGGAGCTGTTCCGTCACCCGCTGCCGGATAACGGGTGGCTAAAGGAGGGGCCATGTTAG